A window of the Mucilaginibacter sp. cycad4 genome harbors these coding sequences:
- a CDS encoding aspartate kinase: protein MLTVEKIGGTSMTALGDVIKNIILFERSGEQLYNRIFVVSAFSGVTNLLLENKKTGAPGVYHKLANYKDFHTPLKQLITRLKQINKTYEGLGLNIAEADKYIETRIKDAQTYLENLANILASGYVGKEGILQAAREILASIGESHSAFNFTNILQNMGINATLVDLSGFHDHRALTIDQRIKKDLAHIDFSKTITIVTGYAKGTEGIMREFDRGYSEVTFSKIAVAVQPQEAIIHKEYHLCTADPQLVGVENCFPVGNTNYDVADQLADVGMEAIHPKASKPLEINDIDLRIKNTFQPEHPGTLITREYICDKKRVEVITGTDKVIMIDIYDPSMVGNVGTDFHIMQLFYKFGVSYSFKATSANSISIVIWEKDYNKKLIGELEDNYEKVAVEKMAMVCLIGSNMDQPGLLAKSATALAQKGINIKSCGFALRMVNIQFLIAREDFDEAIRALNKAMC, encoded by the coding sequence ATGTTAACAGTAGAAAAAATTGGCGGTACATCCATGACCGCTTTGGGTGATGTGATCAAAAACATTATCCTGTTTGAACGCAGCGGGGAACAACTTTATAACCGCATATTTGTAGTATCGGCATTTTCGGGGGTAACCAACCTCCTGCTCGAAAACAAAAAGACAGGCGCACCGGGCGTATACCACAAGCTTGCCAACTACAAGGATTTTCATACACCGCTAAAACAACTCATCACCCGTTTAAAGCAGATCAATAAAACGTATGAAGGGCTTGGTTTGAACATAGCCGAAGCTGATAAATACATTGAAACAAGGATAAAAGATGCACAAACCTATCTGGAGAACCTGGCTAATATCCTGGCTTCGGGTTACGTAGGTAAAGAAGGTATTTTACAGGCCGCACGCGAGATCCTGGCTTCGATAGGTGAAAGCCATTCGGCTTTTAACTTTACCAATATCCTGCAAAATATGGGGATCAATGCTACGTTGGTCGACCTGAGCGGCTTTCATGACCACCGCGCATTAACCATTGATCAGCGTATCAAAAAAGACCTTGCCCATATTGATTTTTCAAAAACCATCACCATTGTTACCGGCTACGCCAAAGGTACTGAAGGTATTATGCGCGAGTTTGATCGTGGCTACTCTGAAGTTACCTTCAGCAAAATTGCCGTTGCTGTACAACCGCAGGAAGCCATCATCCACAAAGAATATCACCTTTGTACTGCCGATCCTCAATTAGTTGGCGTTGAAAACTGTTTCCCGGTAGGTAATACCAACTATGACGTTGCCGATCAACTGGCCGACGTGGGCATGGAAGCTATCCACCCTAAAGCATCAAAACCGCTGGAAATAAATGATATCGACCTGCGGATCAAAAACACCTTCCAACCGGAGCACCCCGGTACGTTAATAACCCGCGAATATATTTGTGATAAGAAGCGTGTTGAGGTTATCACCGGTACCGATAAAGTGATCATGATCGATATTTACGATCCCTCAATGGTTGGCAACGTTGGTACCGATTTTCATATCATGCAGTTGTTTTACAAGTTTGGCGTTAGCTATAGTTTTAAGGCTACCAGCGCTAACAGTATTTCGATAGTGATATGGGAGAAAGATTACAATAAAAAACTGATCGGCGAACTGGAAGACAATTACGAAAAGGTTGCTGTTGAAAAAATGGCAATGGTTTGCCTGATAGGTTCCAACATGGATCAGCCGGGCTTACTGGCCAAATCGGCAACAGCATTGGCCCAAAAAGGGATCAATATCAAAAGCTGCGGCTTTGCATTAAGAATGGTCAACATCCAGTTTTTGATAGCCCGCGAAGATTTTGATGAGGCAATCCGCGCTTTGAACAAGGCGATGTGCTAA
- the proC gene encoding pyrroline-5-carboxylate reductase: MNAQQHISILGSGNIGLSLAKGLVKSGICKPQQISLTRRNVAALAQYAEQGYHVSDNNLRAVRKADIVVLAVLPQQLNKLLDEIKPSLKPDKQLLISVISGVSCADIRQHLELNVQVIRAMPNTAIAIGHSMTCIATDNGTNKNINMTKSLFDTVGVTIQINEELMTSATALCACGIAFFLRSIRAASQGGTEIGFHAHDALKMAAQTAKGAADLLLQLASHPEQEIDKVTSPSGCTIAGLNEMEHHGFSSAMIKGIRLSAEKAGDLYKKDN, from the coding sequence ATGAACGCACAACAGCACATTTCAATATTAGGCTCCGGTAACATAGGCCTGTCATTAGCCAAAGGTTTAGTTAAATCGGGGATTTGCAAACCCCAGCAAATATCGTTAACCCGCCGCAACGTAGCCGCGCTGGCCCAATATGCAGAGCAGGGGTATCATGTATCGGATAATAACCTGCGTGCCGTACGCAAAGCCGATATCGTTGTGCTGGCCGTACTGCCACAACAACTCAATAAACTGTTAGACGAAATTAAACCTTCGTTAAAGCCGGATAAGCAATTATTAATATCTGTTATTTCCGGCGTTAGCTGTGCAGATATCCGCCAGCATCTTGAGCTCAATGTACAGGTGATCAGGGCAATGCCGAACACCGCGATAGCCATAGGCCATTCCATGACCTGTATTGCCACCGATAACGGCACCAATAAAAATATCAACATGACCAAATCACTGTTTGATACGGTTGGTGTAACTATCCAGATCAATGAAGAATTAATGACCTCGGCTACTGCTTTGTGTGCCTGCGGTATCGCTTTCTTCCTGAGATCTATCCGTGCGGCTTCGCAAGGTGGTACCGAAATTGGGTTCCATGCACATGATGCCCTTAAAATGGCAGCCCAAACTGCCAAGGGAGCGGCCGACCTGCTGCTGCAACTGGCATCGCACCCTGAACAGGAAATTGATAAAGTAACTTCGCCAAGCGGCTGTACCATTGCCGGTTTAAATGAAATGGAGCACCATGGTTTTAGCTCGGCTATGATCAAGGGGATCCGTCTGTCGGCAGAAAAAGCAGGCGATTTGTATAAAAAAGACAATTAA
- the argB gene encoding acetylglutamate kinase, which yields MNKIDTDHIKTGKLPSNKSLYIIKIGGNVIDNSENLYHFLKDFEALDGLKILVHGGGKVATQMAEDLGIESKMVDGRRITDIETLRVVTMVYGGLINKNIVAQLQRFGNNAIGLTGADGNFIKAVKRPVKTIDYGFVGDIVKDSINPENISRLMEAGFTPVFCAITHDGEGQLLNTNADTIASALAVSLSGLYETTLIYCFEKKGVLKDINDEESLIREINPQHYEELKVERIIHSGMLPKLDNAFTAIACGVKAVIIGKSDDLGQLKDNKPFGTRLTKNA from the coding sequence ATGAATAAAATTGATACAGATCATATCAAAACGGGTAAATTACCATCAAATAAGAGCCTTTATATAATCAAAATAGGTGGAAACGTTATTGATAACTCTGAAAACCTATATCATTTTTTAAAGGACTTTGAAGCGCTTGACGGCCTCAAGATCCTGGTACACGGAGGTGGCAAAGTGGCCACTCAAATGGCCGAAGATTTAGGTATCGAATCAAAAATGGTTGATGGGAGGCGCATTACCGATATTGAAACGCTGAGGGTGGTTACCATGGTTTATGGCGGCCTAATCAACAAAAATATAGTAGCGCAGCTGCAACGTTTTGGCAACAACGCCATTGGCCTGACCGGTGCCGATGGCAACTTTATTAAAGCGGTTAAACGGCCGGTAAAAACTATTGACTATGGTTTTGTAGGCGATATTGTTAAAGACTCTATCAACCCTGAAAATATAAGCCGGTTGATGGAAGCAGGCTTCACTCCCGTTTTCTGTGCTATAACGCACGACGGCGAAGGTCAGTTGCTAAATACCAATGCCGATACCATTGCTTCGGCGCTGGCGGTATCGTTATCGGGATTATATGAAACCACCCTCATATACTGTTTTGAGAAAAAAGGTGTGTTAAAAGATATCAATGACGAAGAATCGCTGATAAGGGAAATTAACCCGCAGCACTACGAAGAATTAAAAGTGGAAAGGATAATACATAGTGGTATGCTGCCGAAGCTTGACAACGCTTTTACCGCAATTGCCTGCGGTGTAAAAGCAGTAATTATTGGCAAGTCAGATGATCTTGGTCAATTGAAAGATAACAAACCATTTGGAACACGTTTAACTAAAAACGCATGA